GGCACCTGTCCTTTGTACAGCGTGCTGGGGTTCAACACGTGCCCGGTTAAGCGCGCGTAGTGCCGGTTCCGGCGGCCACGGTCGACGACGTTGCGCTGCTGCGTCGCACGGCGTCGGGTGATACGACGGCATTCGACGCCATTGTGGAGGCGCATCAGTCGGCCGTCGGCCGGTTCCTGACGTCGCTCGGGGTCGCCGATCTGGATGACGCGTTGCAGGAGACGTTCATCGCGGCGTGGCGGAGCGCGGGCACGTATCAAGGGACCGGTTCCGTGCGCAGCTGGCTGCTGTCGATCGCGCGTAACGTGCACCGGCATGGCGCACGCCGACGCGTGAATGAACCGGCGACATTCGTCTCGCTGGACGTGCTGGCCGAACGCGCCGGGTGGGGGTGTGACCCGGCCGAATCTCGACGGGTCGATCTCTCGATGGCGCGGGACGTGCTTGAACATGCGCTGGCGATATTGCCCGATGAGGAACGGGAAATCCTGGTACTCAGGGAGCTCGAGGAGCTTTCGGGAGAGGAGACGGCACAGCTGCTGCAGATTTCCCTGGCGGCGATGAAGAGTCGCCTGCATCGAGCGCGCCTGCATCTGGCCGCGGTGGTCCGTCGGCTGGACCAACCACATTCAGTAACCGGGGGGGCGGATGTCAGCCACTGACACAGGACTCGACACCGTGATTGCCGGCGTGCGCTGTCGCGATGTGTTGGCCGATCTGTCGGAGTTTCTGGACGGGCAGCTGTCGAGCGAGCGGGTGGCAACACTCCGCGCGCACTTGGCGGCGTGTGATCGGTGTGCGCGCTTTGGCGGCGACGTGTCCGCCGCATTGGGGGCCCTGCGCGCGAACCTGCGTGTGCCGCCGCCGTTGGCACCGGAACAGACCGCGCAGCTCCGCACGTCGCTGCGGCAGGCGCAGTCGGCGTAGCGCAGTCGGCGTAGCGCAGTCGGCGACCTACCGCGACCGTCGACTGACGTTCATATTCGCGCACCGCGATTGACGATCCCGGCCCAGGGCTCGAACCCTACCGCCGTCACGCCTTCCGATTTCGTCACGGGGCATCCTCAGCGCCGGAGCACTGCATGCGCATTCGAAACGTCGTGGTCCTTGTGGCATTCGCTGTCCTCGGCACCAGCGGTTGGACCTACGCGAACGCCGCAGCGAAAGGCCTCAAGGCCGACGACCTGGTCGAGATTCAGCAGCTGTATGCGAAGTACAACTGGACCATCGATGCCGGTGACTCGGAGGGCTATGCGTCCACGTTTACACCGGACGGCGTGTTCAACGCCAACGTCGGTCACGACGCGATCGTGAAGTTTTCCGATGGGTTCCATGCCGGGCTCGGCGCGCGGGTGCGTCACTGGAACACCAATCTCATGATCACGCCCACGCCAACTGGCGCCAGCGGCCAGGTCTATCTGGTGCTGGTGGACTTCTCCACCAAACCGCCTTCGATTCTCACGTCGGCCAGCTATACCGACGAGTTGGTGAAAACCGACCAAGGGTGGCGCTTCAAGAAGCGCACCACCAAGGGTGATGTGGCACCGCCGGCCAAGCCACAGTAAGCAACCGCGTTTACGGTTTCAGCGCGAACACGAAAATCGTTGGCGCGCCGGGATTCTCGTCGGTCCAGAAGGACGACGGACTTCCGGACGCCACGGCGACATACTGCGTCCCGCCCAGCGAGTAGGTGGCCACGCCACCACCAATCGAACCGCCGGTATTGAAGCGATACACCTCCTTGCCGGTGGTGGCGTTGAATACCACGAAGTCGCCCGTCAGTTCACCGGTCATCACCACGCCGCCCGCGGTTGACGTGACGGCGCCGACCATTGGCCGTGGCGAGTGATACTTCCAACGCACCGCGCCGGTCACCGCATCAACGGCGGTAAGCCACCCGCGTCCAGCGGTTGGTGAATCAAAGGTGAAGTCGCCGCCCAGATAGTTCTTGCCGGGCACATGGCGGGGTTCGTCATCGGCCTTGAACGTGCCACACCAGTCCACCGCCGGTGTGTACAACATCTTCGTGATGGGGTTGTAGGACGGGCCGCTCCATTCCACGCCGCCCAATACGCCCGGACACGCGTGCGTGTCTTTGGTTGTGACCGGTGTATCTGCATTTTCACGGGTCGTGACCGGCGTGGCGAACAGGACGGCATGCGAGTCACGATCGAGCACGCGCAGCATGCCGTCTTTCCCTGCGGTGGCCATCAGCGATCGTGTCTTTCCCGCGATCGTCGCTTCGTACAAAGGCCCCGCCTGTGTGACATCCCAGTCATGTGTGTCGTGCGGCACCAGCTGTCGATACCAGGCCACGCGACCGGTACGCGCGTTGAGTGCCACGATACTGTTGGTGTACAGGTTGTCTCCCTCGCGTACGCCGCCCGCAAAATCCGGCGCAGGGTTGGTAGTGGCGGCGAACACCAATCCGGTCTTCACGTCCAGCGACATCGCGGTCCACACCGCGCCGCCGCCCACCACGGTGCCTGCTGGCACCTTCCACGTTTCAGAACCCGGCTGCCCCTTGGGCGGAATCACGCGAAAGCGCCACACGGAATCACCGGTGGCCAGTCGAAATCCGCCAATCCACCCGCCAATGGCGTTTTCCGATCCAGCCGGCCCGATGATCACGAGGTCATCGTAGATCATCGGTGGCATGGTCAGCGTCTCTCCAATATCCGCGTTCGCGATTTGTTTCACCCAGGCTTCCTTGCCGGTGCCGAGATCCAGCGCCACGAGGTAGCCATCCGAGGTGCCGCGCACAGCGAGTCCGTCTTTCACCGCCACGCCGCGATTCTGTGGCCAGTTGGCCGCCGCGCGCGGTTTCCAGGTGTGGCGCCATTTGGGCTTGCAGCTGCGCGCATCGATGGCCATTGTCACGCGCGACGTGGTCAGAATCATCACCCCGTCCACGACAATGGGATTTGTCTGTAACGTGCTGACGTCACCCACCTGAAACGCACAGACTGGCGCCAATCGCGCGGCATTGGCCGGCGTGATCTGTTTGATCGCGGCGTAGCGCGCGCCCGAATAATCGTGCGTGGCATACAGCCAGTTGGTGGTGTCGGTGGCGGCGGCGAGCAACTGCGCCTGCGTGGGCGACGTGCCGCGCGGCGTCCCCTGTGCCTGAGGCGCACGCGGCGCACCGCCGACAACGAGTGCAAGTGCCAGACATGCGGCGCGACGGTAACGCGAACGGCTCATGACCTACCTCGGCGTGCGGGGATCGAATCGAGCGGCTGTTCGAGGAGCGGGAGGCGCTGGACTGACAAACCGCACCGCCTTCATGAGCTCAGGATCGGCGCTCAACTCTTTCTCTCCGGGCGGGAAATCGTTCTGCTGGAGAATGAAGGCCACGACATCGGTGTAGGCTTCACGCGTGAGGCTGCCCGGTTTGTCCTTGGGCATGGTCTTCCGCACGATGTAGAAGAAATCGTCGAGTGTGAGCGCGGGCTTGCCCCAGCTGGCCATGAACTCGCTTCCGGCAAGCGGCGTGGATGTTCCGCCCTCCAGTTTGGCTCCGTGGCAATCGGCACATGTGCCGTCGTACAGCACCCGACCGCGGTCGGCTTGCTCTTTGGTGTACACGCCGTCACCGACCACGGGTGCCAGACCCAGCAACACCACGGGAGCGCACACGCACAGCACACCCAGCGCAATTCGCCGCGTGCCGAGGGGGGAGAGGTGGATGCTCATGACTCGATACGCTACGACGGCGGCTGGCATGGCGCAATGAACCGACTGGGCCCATACTCTTGGGCGTAGCGAGCAATGCCACGTTCACGACTATCCATTTGTCTTGATGCTGCGTCGACTCCTGTCTTATTCGTTCGCCGTGGTCGCGCTCGGCACCCTGTGCGGGCTGCCGATGACGCCGCTGCACGCGCAGCGGGCAAAACTCCCGCGCACCGTCGCCGGCAAGCCGGATCTCAACGGGATCTGGCAGGCGATGACCACCGCCAATTACGACATCGAACCGCACGACGCGAAGCCGGCCATGGCCTTGCGACCCGGTCCGGTCGTGCCCATCCCCGCCAAGGAAGTTCTTGCACTCGGTGCCGTAGGGGCGGTGCCGGCCGGCATGGGGATTGTGGTAGGTGGCGAGATTCCGTACCTCCCGGCCGCGCTCGCCAAACGCAACGAGAATCGCGAGAACTGGCTCACCCGCGATCCTGAAGTGAAGTGCTATTTGCCGGGCATTCCGCGCGCCACGTACATGCCGTTCCCTTTTCAGATTCTGCAGAGTGAGAAGGCGGTTTTCATTTCTTACGAATATGCGAGTGCCGTTCGTGAGGTGTACCTCACGAATCCGGGCCCGCCGGAAACGGATAGCTGGATGGGACAGTCGGACGGCAAGTGGGAGGGCGACACGTTTGTGGTGACGGTGACGGGATTCAACGACGGCACCTGGTTTGATCGCGCCGGCAACCATCACAGTGAAGCGCTCAAAGTCGTGGAGCGATTCACCATGATCGGTCCCGATCACATCAAGTACCAGGCGACCATGACTGATCCGCAAACATTCACCCGTCCGTGGTCCATCGAGCTCATGCTGTATCGGCACGTTGAGGAGAATGCGCGGCTGGGACAGTTCAAGTGCGTGCCGTTTGTGGAGGAACTGCTGTACGGGCGCCTTCGCAAGACACCGATCAAACCCTGAGGCCATCATCATGAACCGTACCAAGACGATGATGACGCGAATGGCGTTCGTGGTCGCCGGCATCACCATGATGTCCGCGACCGCCAGTGCGCAGGGGGCGAAGGCGACCGCGCCGAAGCCGCGCAAGGCTGCTTGGGTGGTGCCCCGTACGCCCGACGGTCATCCGGATTTTCAGGGCAACTGGTCGAACGGCACCATGACACCGCTGGAGCGACCGGCCGGAATGGGACGCGCGCTCACGCCGGAGCAGGTCGTGGCCATGGAGAAGATTCGCGCCGATACGGTGGAGCAACTGGCCAAGCAGAGCGATCCCAATCGCCCGGCACCACCCAAGGGTGGTGATGGATCGACTGGCGCGGCTGGCAACGTGGGCGGCTATAACTACTTCTGGATTGACGCCGGCGACCACATGGCCACCGTGAACGGCGAACGTCGCAGTTCGATTATCGTGGACCCGGTCAACGGTCGCGTACCGGCCCTGACGGCGGCGGGCCGCGAAAGGGCGGCTGAGCGGTTGCGCGCCTATCGCAAGTTCGGCGAGTACGACAATCCGGAGAACCGACCGCTCGCCGAACGCTGCATCATGTCGTTCGGATCAAACGCCGGTCCGCCCATGCTGCCCAACTATTTCTACAACAACAACTACACCTTCGTGCAAACGAAGGACCACGTCATGATCATGACGGAAATGGTGCACGACGCGCGCACCATCCACATGAGGCCCGTAGCGCGCTTGCCGAAACCGATTCGTCCCTGGATGGGCGACTCGCATGGTCGCTGGGAAGGCGACACGCTGGTGGTGGAAACCACCAACTTCCATCCCGAGCAGCTGTTTCGCGGCGCGTCCGACAATCTGAAAGTCATCGAGCGGTTTCATATGGTCGATGCGAACACCATTCTGTACCGCTTCACGATCGACGACCTGACAACGTTCACGCAGAAGTGGAGCGGGGAACTGCCGTTCATCAAGATGAATCAACTCATTTACGAGTATGCCTGTCACGAGGGCAATTACGCCCTGTCGAACATTCTCAGCGGCGAGCGTGCACGCGAGCGTGAAGCCGCCGCCAAGCCGCCGAAACCCTGATACCCGGAGATGCCCATGCGTATGAAACGCTCCTTTCTCGTCGCGGCGGTGATGGTGCTCGCCGCCGCCGGCCCATTGCTGGCGCACCACGCATTCGGGGCAGAATTTGATCCGAATGCCCCGATTCGCTTACAGGGCAAGGTGGTGAAACTCGAGTGGGTGAATCCGCACGCGTGGATACACATCGAGGTCGTGCAAAAGGACGGCACGAAGGACGTGTGGATGGTGGAAGGTGGCACCCCAAACACCTTGCTGCGTCGCGGTCTCACGCGGCAATCCCTGGCCTACGGCACTGAGCTCATTGTCGACGGCTATCAGACCAAGGACCACTCGCTGAAACGGGCCAATGGTCGTGACGTGACGTTCACCGATGGCAAGAAGATGTTTCTGGGTTCCTCGGGCACTGGTGCACCGCGTGATGGGAAGGATCCCACCGAGCCGCCGGTGAAAAAGCCGCAGCAATAATCGCGGCAGGCGCCGACGCTACGACGAAAACCCGATCCAGCGTCCGGCCATTGCCACCGTGAACCAGAGTCCGAGCGACACGGTGGCAAGCAGGCCGCGCTTCCACGGCCCCATGAGTGGAGACCTGACGGCCCAACGCTGGCGCACGGCAAATGTGAACAGCAGCGCAAAGGGCAATGTGATCATCTTCACCCAGAAGGATGGGTTGTGAAAACATTTCACCGCTTCCGAAAGCGCCAACAGGAAGCCCGTGGTGAGCATCACCCCCACGCCAACGTACAGCCACGGCTGTGCACCGCGCGCGACCACGGCCAGCGGTTGACTGCGCAGGCCGAGGCCGAACAGGCGTAGATCCACCAAGAGCACCGCGCCGCCCAGTATGCACAGCCCCAGCAAATGCACTGTCTCGATCACCGGAAATAGCCAGAGCGACAGCCGGATCAGCTGACCAAGCCACGAGGCTTCGCCCCGCTCGAATAGCTGCAACAGCATGTCACTGGTCATTTTGGTGTACCCACCATGCAACTGGCCGCCCAGTTGATGAAATCCGATTGCGGCTGAATGTCGCAGGAGAACCAATTGTAGGCGATCAGGCGGCCACTGATCACCACGCCGGCCCACGCCACCAACGACACCACGGCGGCCAGGCGCGCCGCCCGCGGTGGCCTCGCGTTTACATCCCATGCTGACACGGAGCGCTGCGTGCGGGTGTGAAACACGAACACGTTGATACCGGCCGCGACCAGCAAAATCAGCTTGATGCGAAAGAAAATGCTCTGGTAATACGTGACCGGCGTCGCGTAGAACAGCATCACACCAGTCGTCACCATCACGGCAAACCCACCGCGCGTCCATGGCAGCAGCCGACCGGTGAACTCGGTTACGGGAATGTCCCGAAAGCCCACGCCAAGCAACCGCAGGTCAAGCACAATCGCCGACCCCACGAAGAGCGTGAGCGTGAGCACATGGAGCGATTCCGTGAACGGCCACATGTACTGCGACTCGTGCAGCGCGATGCTCCACGGCGTCTGGGCAAGCCATTCCAGCGCAGCCAGCAGGGTCATGCGATCACCGGGTGCACACCGATCATTCGGGCGGGATCGCCGGCGGAATCGCCTTGGGGCCCACGAGATAGATCGAGTGGCAGGCCACGCAGGCTTCATACAATTCCGCGCCCGCGTCGAACACCGCCTTGGCATCATGCTTTTCGGCCACTGCGCGCGCCCTTTCGGCCACCTCGATCATCCCGCGCGACAGTGCCATCCATTCATCCGTATTTCTCGCGCGCCCCTCAAGCATCATCAGGTTGCCGGCTTCGGCGACTATGGTCGCCGAGTTGCGCACCGCCACCCACTGCGAGTCGGTTTGGGGAGCGGTTTCGCGAGTGCCCTTCGCGTCGGTGACGGTGCCAACCGCTTCCCAGTACACATTTGCCGCCGGCTCGACCACTTCGGCCATCATCTGCTTCAATGTGACGGACAGTTTGAAGGGCGCTGCCGCAACGGGCGGAGTCACCGGCGGTGGTGGTGACTGCGCCGAGTCGCACGCTACCAGAAGCGCCAGCAGCGCAAGCGAACGACAACGTGGCATGGGCGCTCCAGAGTGTGGTGAACAGTGAGAGGCGGTGAATAGCGCCGCTTTTGCGAACATACGACATGGTCGCCCTGAGGCAAGACTATCAGGGTGTCGCGTGTCCCGGAACGCCCCGCTATCGGCGTCCAATCGAGAACGCGAGCAGCACATTGCCCGGCATCTGTCCAAAGGTGCCATAGCCGCTGTTCACATACACGAAACCACCGGCAATCACCGGGCCCGGACCGTCAATCGCCCCGCCGCGCCCGGCAATGCCATTCACGGTGGTGAAGTCTTTCAGCGTGTCGAAATCCCACAGCAGTCGACCGTCGGCGGTTGCATGCGCGCGGATATGGCCGTCGAGACCACCCGCGAAGACCGCACCGGGAATCACCGTGGGCGCGGCCGAATTCGCCGCAAAACAACCGCGACGATCTATGCAGGCTGCAGGCAGTTACGCGCGCCCACACCGATTTCCCCGTGACCAGATCAAGTGCGTAGAGCCCCGGTGACGGCGCAAGCGATACCGTGTCCTTGACCACAACAGCTGATGCACGATCGGCATTTGCGGCGTACACGTACCGACTGTCGGTGGCCATGCCCCAGTGAATACCGCCCAGCGCACTGCCCTTGCCAACACGCGTGGACCAGAGTGGTGCACCCTTGGCATCCGGGTCGAGTGCAAACACCACGCCCGACTTCTGACCCACCACGAGAATTTCCTTGCCATCGGCGCGGGTCGCGAGAATGGGCGACATACCGAAGTCATGATCGGGGCCTGGCGGACTGGGACAGTTCTCGCGATTGCGAAGTCCTGAACACGCCATCGTGAACGCATCGTCGCGACTGGCCTGGAACGACCACGCCAGCGCGCCGTTATCCAGACGCAAGGCGAGAATCGCATCGCTGGTAGCCGTGGTCGGACGCGTGTAATTCTCTCCGGTGCCCACGTACACGAGTCCCCGTTTCGCATCCACCGTGGGACTGGCCCACACGGGGGCGCCTGATGGGGCAAACATCGCCGTACCCGCCGCATTCTTGCCCACCTCACGCGCCGAGTCCGCCGTCACACGATAGTACCATGTCACCGCGCCCGTGGCCGCGTTGAGAGACGCTACCGCGCCTGATGACGTGCAGCACTCGTACGCGGGATTGCCGGCCGTCACGACTTCCATGCTGGAAATAGGGACGATGAGTTGTCCAGCGTGCAGCACGGCGGTGCCGGTGGTATTCGCTTCCGGATGACGGCCCACACGTGTTTTCCAGAGCAGCGTGCCTGCGGCCACATCAAGCGCGTAGGCATTGGTGCGAAAGTCCACGAAGTAGGCTATGGCGCGATCGCTCTTGCCGGCGCCCACCAGAATCGCGCCACGCACACCGGCGTCGGCCTCGTAGCTCCAGCGCACACAGCCCTTTTGTGCATCCAGCGCATACACTTCGCCAAACGAACCACCAACCAGCATCACATCACCCACAACCGTGGGTTTGGTGCGCACGTTCACGGCATCAGGAAAGGCGAACGCCCACGCCAGCGTGAGGTTCGGCACATCGGCAGCAGTCAGTCCGGCGCGCGCGGTACTCTGAAAACCGGTGCCGGCCAGTCCACCGCCAAACCCCATCCACGCTATCGCTTTCAGGTTGAGCGTCGCCGGTCCCCGCTGCGCGCACCAGGCTTGTGCGGGGAGCTCGGCGCGCGCGTAGGGGCGACCCGAGATGTACTCCGCGACCGCCACGCGTTGATCGCGCGTCAACGATTCGCCCTGTGATTTCATGGGTCCGTTTTCGAGCGCGTCGACAATGGCGCGCGGCGACAATCCGCTCATGGAAAAGCGACTCGGCGTGCGGCCGCTCTGTGACTCGCTGTGACACTCGGCGCACACGGTGGCGAAGGTACGTTCGGCCTCAGCGCGCCGCGGGTTCTGCAACGTGTCTTGGGCAGCACCCGACGCCGGCATCGCGTATACGGCGAACCAGAGCACGATGGTTGGGTAGCTGAGGCTCACTCGCATGCAAGGCTCCTTTCGTCCGGTCACAGGGCGTTCCGCCAACGTCGCTCAACATGCACGCGGGATCATCGCCTGAACAGGCTCGGGGCGACCGATGGTCGTGCGCGCAAAACGAGTGGCCATGGTCACCGTGGCGGCGAGGGGGCCGACCGGGGCCTGCGGCAATGCCTCGCCGTGTCATCGCCCACGCCGTAGCTTTTCGACACGAGACGGTGTGTAGGTGTCTTCACGCGTGAGGGGCGATGTGCACCGAATTCAGATTCCGCGAAGAACGCTTACGTCGGCGTTGGCGATGGTCGTCGCGTTGGCCACGGCCTGTCATTCGACGCGACCCGTTGTCGATCCCGGCATCTCTTCACTCAGTCGGGGCGACGCCGTAGCGCTGGGTTTCAGCGCGGCGAAACTGGCCGATATTCGAACGGCGCTCAACGGTGACGTGGCCAGCGGCAAGATCCCCGGTGCGTTCCTGCTGATTGCCCGTCACGGGAAGATTGCGTTCAGTGAAGGGTTTGGCGTACAAGGGCCGGGTCAGGCCAGGCCCATGAGCGACGAGTCGATCTTTCGCGTGTTCTCGATGACCAAGCCGATCGTGACGGTTGCGGCGATGACCTTGGTTGAGCAGGGCAGTCTGCACCTCGATGATCCCGTCTCGAAGTACCTGCCGGAGTACGCCAAGCTGAACGTGCTGCAGGCCGACGGTTCCACCAGGCCGGCACAGAACGTGATGCTGGTTCGGCATTTGATGAGCCACACATCCGGATTGATTTACGGCTTCATCCAGCCCTCCGCTCGGCTGGCCAAACTGTACGCTGAGGCTGGCGAGGGCCGCTCCGACCTTACGCCGCGTGCCTACGCGAGGTTGCTCGCGGGGCTCCCGCTGGCGGCCGAACCGGGAACGGCGTGGAACTACTCGCATGCCACCGAGGTGCTCGGCGCCATCGTGGAGGTGGTGTCCGGGAAGCCGCTCGACCAGGCCGTCAAAGAGCGTGTGACGGGCCCGCTGGGCATGACGGATACGGACTTCTTCCAGCCTGCCACCAAG
The Gemmatimonadaceae bacterium genome window above contains:
- a CDS encoding RNA polymerase sigma factor, whose translation is MPVPAATVDDVALLRRTASGDTTAFDAIVEAHQSAVGRFLTSLGVADLDDALQETFIAAWRSAGTYQGTGSVRSWLLSIARNVHRHGARRRVNEPATFVSLDVLAERAGWGCDPAESRRVDLSMARDVLEHALAILPDEEREILVLRELEELSGEETAQLLQISLAAMKSRLHRARLHLAAVVRRLDQPHSVTGGADVSH
- a CDS encoding beta-lactamase family protein, which gives rise to MHRIQIPRRTLTSALAMVVALATACHSTRPVVDPGISSLSRGDAVALGFSAAKLADIRTALNGDVASGKIPGAFLLIARHGKIAFSEGFGVQGPGQARPMSDESIFRVFSMTKPIVTVAAMTLVEQGSLHLDDPVSKYLPEYAKLNVLQADGSTRPAQNVMLVRHLMSHTSGLIYGFIQPSARLAKLYAEAGEGRSDLTPRAYARLLAGLPLAAEPGTAWNYSHATEVLGAIVEVVSGKPLDQAVKERVTGPLGMTDTDFFQPATKADRFAQPAGKDPLYYDYTARVPLLAGGAGLSSTPEDYLRFALMLAGDGTYKGVRIIKRETLLRMRQDETTAEIRGRGLFFPALGLLVNTMGFGLGFSLVIDDVKQRPGAGTFSWNGIAGTEFWVDPKNDLVMVFMIQDRALLAEYQRKNRAWIYDALVKP
- a CDS encoding PQQ-binding-like beta-propeller repeat protein — translated: MSRSRYRRAACLALALVVGGAPRAPQAQGTPRGTSPTQAQLLAAATDTTNWLYATHDYSGARYAAIKQITPANAARLAPVCAFQVGDVSTLQTNPIVVDGVMILTTSRVTMAIDARSCKPKWRHTWKPRAAANWPQNRGVAVKDGLAVRGTSDGYLVALDLGTGKEAWVKQIANADIGETLTMPPMIYDDLVIIGPAGSENAIGGWIGGFRLATGDSVWRFRVIPPKGQPGSETWKVPAGTVVGGGAVWTAMSLDVKTGLVFAATTNPAPDFAGGVREGDNLYTNSIVALNARTGRVAWYRQLVPHDTHDWDVTQAGPLYEATIAGKTRSLMATAGKDGMLRVLDRDSHAVLFATPVTTRENADTPVTTKDTHACPGVLGGVEWSGPSYNPITKMLYTPAVDWCGTFKADDEPRHVPGKNYLGGDFTFDSPTAGRGWLTAVDAVTGAVRWKYHSPRPMVGAVTSTAGGVVMTGELTGDFVVFNATTGKEVYRFNTGGSIGGGVATYSLGGTQYVAVASGSPSSFWTDENPGAPTIFVFALKP
- a CDS encoding PQQ-binding-like beta-propeller repeat protein, encoding MRVSLSYPTIVLWFAVYAMPASGAAQDTLQNPRRAEAERTFATVCAECHSESQSGRTPSRFSMSGLSPRAIVDALENGPMKSQGESLTRDQRVAVAEYISGRPYARAELPAQAWCAQRGPATLNLKAIAWMGFGGGLAGTGFQSTARAGLTAADVPNLTLAWAFAFPDAVNVRTKPTVVGDVMLVGGSFGEVYALDAQKGCVRWSYEADAGVRGAILVGAGKSDRAIAYFVDFRTNAYALDVAAGTLLWKTRVGRHPEANTTGTAVLHAGQLIVPISSMEVVTAGNPAYECCTSSGAVASLNAATGAVTWYYRVTADSAREVGKNAAGTAMFAPSGAPVWASPTVDAKRGLVYVGTGENYTRPTTATSDAILALRLDNGALAWSFQASRDDAFTMACSGLRNRENCPSPPGPDHDFGMSPILATRADGKEILVVGQKSGVVFALDPDAKGAPLWSTRVGKGSALGGIHWGMATDSRYVYAANADRASAVVVKDTVSLAPSPGLYALDLVTGKSVWARVTACSLHRSSRLFCGEFGRAHGDSRCGLRGWSRRPYPRACNRRRSTAVGFRHAERLHHREWHCRARRGD
- a CDS encoding nuclear transport factor 2 family protein — its product is MRIRNVVVLVAFAVLGTSGWTYANAAAKGLKADDLVEIQQLYAKYNWTIDAGDSEGYASTFTPDGVFNANVGHDAIVKFSDGFHAGLGARVRHWNTNLMITPTPTGASGQVYLVLVDFSTKPPSILTSASYTDELVKTDQGWRFKKRTTKGDVAPPAKPQ
- a CDS encoding zf-HC2 domain-containing protein, giving the protein MSATDTGLDTVIAGVRCRDVLADLSEFLDGQLSSERVATLRAHLAACDRCARFGGDVSAALGALRANLRVPPPLAPEQTAQLRTSLRQAQSA
- a CDS encoding cytochrome c, with product MSIHLSPLGTRRIALGVLCVCAPVVLLGLAPVVGDGVYTKEQADRGRVLYDGTCADCHGAKLEGGTSTPLAGSEFMASWGKPALTLDDFFYIVRKTMPKDKPGSLTREAYTDVVAFILQQNDFPPGEKELSADPELMKAVRFVSPAPPAPRTAARFDPRTPR